ATCATTCCGGTTGTTCTTCGTAAACTCATCCCTAATTGTGTAGCCGGGCCCGCCCATGCCAGTGCCGGTTGGGTCGCCTCCCTGGATCATAAATCCGTTGATGACTCTGTGGAAGATTACGCCGTCATAATAACCTTTTTTTACGAGAGTTTCAAAGTTGCCCGCAGTGACGGGCATATCAGGAGCAAGTGCAATTGTGATATTGCCCAGATTTGTCTCAATCTTGACCAGTTTTTGTGTTCCTTCATA
This genomic interval from bacterium contains the following:
- a CDS encoding peptidylprolyl isomerase, coding for MTPYEGTQKLVKIETNLGNITIALAPDMPVTAGNFETLVKKGYYDGVIFHRVINGFMIQGGDPTGTGMGGPGYTIRDEFTKNNRNDRGTISMANAGPNTGGSQFFINLVNNNFLDSKHPVFGKVVEGMDVVDKIAKVKTGANDRPVSNVTIIHAVMT